The sequence GCCGGTGTGGAGCTTCGCGTCCACGATGATGCGTGCGGCGCGGAACCAGACACCGCCGAGCCAGCGCAGGTCCGGGAACGAGTCGGGCGGGTAGAGTCCCTGCTCGACCACCATTTGCTCGCAATAGAGCGCCCAGCCTTCAATCAGGCAGGTGTTGAACTGCAGCCGGCGGATGAACGACGGGTTGTGATTGGCGACTGAAATCTGGAAGTGGTGACCGGGCAGGCCCTCGTGGACGATTCCGCCCCGGTGACCGCGCCGCCTGCCGGAATTGTAGTACTGCCGGGCCAGGGCGGTATCGAACCGGTCGGGCAACGGCCGGATGTACATGTAGCCGGTCTGGTTCTCGTCCAGCGGGGCCGCGCCCTCCATGGCGATGCCGGGGATGATGCGGCGCATGAAAGCCGGGGTCTCGACTACCCGGAGCGGCCCGACCCAGGCGGGTACCGTGGCCGTGTTGCTGCTCTCGACCCAGACCCGCATGGACTCGATCTCCGCCTGCTGGGCGGCGAGCACGTCCTGCCGGGAGAAGCCGGCCGGCGCGGGCTCGTCCGTCGGCCGCGGCGCCGGGTGGCGCTTCAGGACCTCGGCCTCCTCGGCACGCAGCACCTTCCGCACCGAATCGGTACGTGCGAACAGGTTCTCGCCCATCCGCAGCAGCGAGTCGGAATCGAAGTCGAGGAACTTGTCGGTCGCCAGCAGGTAGTTGAACTTCTCCCGGCCCATCGCAAAACTGTCGCTCAGGCGCGGCAAATCGAGTTCCAGCCCGGCCCGCCAGGCGCGGACGGAGTTGACAGCCTTGTCTGCGGCCGCGGCGAGCCGGCTCGCGAGTTCCGGAACCTGCTTGCCCAGTTCGTCCGCGCTCTCCTGGAAGAAATCCTCCGCATCCTTCAACCCGTCGATCGCGGCCTCGGCGTAGAGCCGGGGCGGGTCCTTCACACTGGCGCGGGCCTGCCGTATGAACCGCGGCACGTCCTCCATGCGTTCGGCCGCGCACCGGGCGCGTTCCGCCAGCGGCGCGAAGTCGCGCAGGAGAACGTAGTAGACGCCGCCGACGCACTCGTCGGAGTAGTAGTGCGGGTCGCGCTCCAGCAGCTTGAACCGGTCGAGCCAGAAGAGCTCCATCTTCAGGTTGGAGGCGAGCAGCTCGCGGTCGATGCGTTCGTCGAGCGACAGCGCGAGCGTATCCAGGCTGTCGACCTGGGCGAGGAAGCGGCTGACCGAGCGCTTCAGGGCAACGGTACGGGCGGGCGAATAGTCGCCGAGCCGGCCGTCGAACTCGTGGAACCCGCAGCGGGTCGCGTCCACCGGGTGGAACTCCCAAAGCGTCCGGTAGGCCGCGCGGCCGAGTGAATCAAGCCTGGCGCTCGCGCCCGGCCGGATCGGGCCGATCGCGAACGCCGAGGCTACGAACAGGCCTGCAGCGCAGACAAACGGTGCGAATTGTACCCGCAGGCGAAACATCCGGGCCTCCTTTCAGTGTGCCGGCAGGGAAGGGATTGAGAGAGTATCAGGCAAGGCAACACGGAGTCAAGCGGGAGAGCGGTCAGCGCCCCGCCGTGACGGGAGGCCCGGCGACGGCAGACCCCAAGAAAGGGCCGGGGAAGGCAGCCTTCCCCGGTCCCTATTGTGCTGGTCGCGTTACGGCGCTACCGGCGCGACGACGTTGAAGACGTCGGTGCGGATGGCCTGCAGCACGGCCTCGATCAGGCCGCGGGCCTTCCACTTGGCAATCAGGACCGCCGCTTCCTTCGCGAGCGACTCACCCGAGATGTCCGAACGGCTCAGCTTCCACATCTCACGTCCGAAGCACAGGTAGAACGGGTACTGGATTGTCGGCACTCCGGCTCCATCACAGACCTGCTTAACCTGCAGCTCCATGGCCGCGATCAGGGGCATGACTGCGCTCACGTTCTGGAGCATCGTCGGTCGCTTCTCGGTCAGGATCGCGTTGACGCGCTCGAGGTTGTACTTCTCGTTCCAGTTGGCGATTCGCTTGGTGGGGTCAATCGGCATGGCTATCACCTCCTTTCGGCAACGAGATTGGCATCCTTACCATGGCGGACGCCGGTTGCGGCCTCGGTCCGGGCCAGGCGTGGCCTTCGCCTGCTGCCGGCCCGTACATTGGTCAATCTGAATTCTGCAATCTTCAATCTGCAATCTGACATCGTCCTAGCCCCGTGTCCCAATGTCGGCTATGAGCTGCCTCACCACGTATCCCGTATCGCTCCCCTCGACGAAGTCCTGATACTGCCAGAGAAGTTCAACCAGAGCGGCTTCCATCAGCCTGCGCCTGAGGCCGAGAAGTTGCCTGCTCTGTGTCACGAGGAACACCAGTGCTCGCTGCCCTCTCTCGGTCTTCGGGATGAGAACCTCGGCCCTTTGGTTCAGTCCGACTATCTCGCGCACCCGATCTGCCTCGGCCACCAGCCGCGAAGCACTCATCACACTTCTGTTTCTCATGTTCACCAGGATTAGAGCAACGAGGACAACGGAACGTAACAGGTGTGAGGGGTTGCGCAGATTCAGGCGGCCCAAGCACCGTCAAACTGACCGGTGCCAGCTAGCGGCGTAGGTTGTTCGGCGGTGAGTCTACGCGGGCGGGGCTTCTCCTATCGCCCCGATCTTACTGATGAGATACTGCCAGAGGGCCTCGACGGGAGGAGGGTCCTTGCTGTTCATTAGGTCCACAATCTCCTTGTACGCGTCATGCGGGAACGCTTCTACGAACTGCCTCTTGCGTACCTCCGCGTGGCGCGCACGCAGCTTTTCGTACTCCACGTCGCCGAACGCTTGGCTCCCGCCAGCGCCGGTTTGCCGCGAGTAGCTGCCCTGTCTTTCTTCGTACCCCTTGGTTGTGGCGTAGCACAGGTGCAGGCTGATCTGGGCAACCCGCACGCCAGGGAAAAGGAGAATAGGCAGCGTACCGACGTTCTGTAATTCGAGTGTGAGGGCTCCGGAGAATCCCGCGTCCACGTAGCCAGCTGTGGAGTGCACCTGCAACCCCATTCTTCCCAAACCGCTTCTGCCTTCCAGCCGACCACAGCAATCAGCCGGAATGCTGACGTGCTCCAGCGTGCTGCCCAGCGCGAACGAGCTCGGGTGCAGCACGAAGGCGGCATCGGGTGGTATGTGAATCTCCTCAGTATAGCGCGCTACCATCCGCTTGATGTCTTCCTTGGGCAAACGCGGGTCGAGGTGCGTGTACTTGGTGGGTTTGACGACCTTGAAGTCTGCCCCCAGTCGCAAGTCGACTGATGTTCCATTGATCTGGCGCTCCGGGTCCATCATCGGCGTAATCACTAGCCCTTTCATCGAGTCTCTCAGGCCCTCGCACAGCCTCTTGGCAAGGTGGATTTCGTTAAGCACCATCGGGTAGCTCCCTGAGTACATCCACGTAGTGCGCGATCTCAATGGATTTCAGCAGCAGTTTGTCCCGTTCTTCAATGTGCGCCCGGTAATCGTCCAGCCGTTTGAGGAAGCCCTTCTTGGGGTCGTCGAGAGAGTATCCTTCGTTGAGAAACGCCTGGGAGAAACGCTCGTGACTGACTGTCAGTCGGTAGTGCCAACCGGTGTTGATTATCTGGGTCATGGTTGTCGGCAGCTCGCGGATCGAGTTGAACAGGTCCTTCTTCAGGTCTGTGCAATCCCCGGTCAACGGCTTGCCTTCCTCCAGATGATCCTTCAGCTCTGCGGATTGGCACTTGAGGACCGCGGGCTGCTCCGGGCTGGAGGGGAACGATCCGATGGGCACGTGCTGATTCAGTCTCTTCAACAGTGCTTTGCGGGTCGCGCTGTCGTACTCAGCCTTCGGGTGCTCGGTCCGGAGGTCTCGTTGGGACTCGACGACGATTCCCTTCAGGGCCTCAAGCAGTTCGTGTGTCTGGAACGGGTACTCGGTCCGGTTAACGCCCTGCGCTCTGGTCTGAGGCAGGTGCAGCGTCAGGTCGACCAAGTCGTTCAGAAGCACCGACAGGTCGCCGATGTCGCTCTCTCCGGCCGGAAAGAACAGACTGGCACTACCAAAGCCCGGTGGTTCAAGAAACACCGGCGAGAGCTTGGGCGGTCCCCAAACTGGTAGGAAGAGGTTCATGAGGTCCCGGATGCGCCGCAGCAGTTCCGGATGGCTGACGGATACACTGTCTATCCGCTGTCTAGATGTGAACGCGTATAGGGCCAGCGACACTGGATACGCGTCTAGCAGGCATGTACAGGCTAGGTAATCCGCCAGCAGTTCTTGGGTCCACGCGAAAAATGACTCTCGCTGCAGCCCCCGCGTCCTGCTCCAGATTCTCTCGAGCGACTCCCGAACCCCGCGCATATGCATGATAGCATGCGCGGCCTCGTGCGCACCCATTGCCCAATTGAGTGGATTTCGCAGCTCGATCCGCGGCAACAGCACGACTACAGTCTGGTTGCCGGAATTGTCCTCTGGCCCACCCCGTCCCAGCGTTTCTCCGGGAAGGCCCGCTTCGGCGAACGCATACTCCCGCGACGCAACAACGCTGATTCGTTCAATCGCCGCTGGCGACGTGCGAAACAGGCCTCGCAGGAATATCTGGGTCTCCGAGCCGATCCAACTCGTGCTCAAGAGCCCTAGCTGCAGATGCACTGGGTGAAAGTGGTTAACGACGCGCATAAGCCCGTCGGCAAAGAGCATCTGCCGGCCTAACGCGGTCTTCGGTTCTTCCGGCCGCGAGGGCTTGCGGCCCTCGCGCCAGGCGCTGAGGGCATAGAACAGCTCGTGCTTCAGCACATCGACCATGTCGCGAATGGCGCTTACGACTTGGTGCTCGGACGACGGTGCGTCCCGCTCCGCCGCGTCCAGCACCGTGTCAATTCGGCATACCTTCTCGGCTATCTCGCCGGCCAAGAGATCAAGCGCCAGGGTTCGGTGCTCGGTCACCGGTTGATGTACCCTGCTATGAGAGCGTCGGGATTCTCGAGCATCTCGTTGGCGGCCGAAAACTCGGTGGCCAGGAACGCTGCACAAACGGCACTAGCTTGTCGGGCAATGCTCGGTTCACACGCGTCGGCCGTCCCTGCCTCAAGCGTTATCCTCGCCGACCGTAGGAAACTCTCGATCAGGTCCTCCTTCGGCTTTTCGTGCGGACCGCCAACCGGCTTTGCGGTTGGTACCTCGCGTACGTTGAACTGGAATAACGCATCGACGATGACGGAGACGATCCTGACGCAGGCCGCCTCATCTTCCGTCATCTCTGTGTCGTTCATCTTCGCCATCCCGACGGCGCAAGCGCGGTCGAGCTCGTACATGTCCTCAAGCGCAACCCGCCGTTTGTCCTTTTCGGGTGCGGGCACCTGCAGGGCCAAGGCAAGGCGATGCACCCTTTCGAAGGCATCATAGACGGAAAGAGCACTCTCTCTGGGCCTTGCTGCTACGTCAATCATTGGTGTTCTCCTCGGGCTGAACCGGTCCTTTCGACCTGATGACGCCGTAAAGCGACGAGTATCGCCTCCTGCTGCCGGGGTGGTCGAACACCAACTTCTCGGCCGATAGCTGATTCAACTCCTTCTGAAGCCCGGTCGCATTTTGGCCGCCTAGCGTGCGCAGAAGCTCGGTCGGCGTGGCCAAACCACGGGGCGTACGGTCAAGCGCGTCGAGCACGCCCCGCTGCACGTCGCTTACGCCGACGTAGATAGGCGCCGGGTCTTCGTAGTCGTGATCCCGATGCAGCACGAAGCAGGCGCGAGCGAACTTGAGACTCGGGTCGAGTCCGTCTTGGTCTCCGAATCGCTCCCTGCCCAGC is a genomic window of candidate division WOR-3 bacterium containing:
- the dcd gene encoding dCTP deaminase, whose amino-acid sequence is MRSRTTWMYSGSYPMVLNEIHLAKRLCEGLRDSMKGLVITPMMDPERQINGTSVDLRLGADFKVVKPTKYTHLDPRLPKEDIKRMVARYTEEIHIPPDAAFVLHPSSFALGSTLEHVSIPADCCGRLEGRSGLGRMGLQVHSTAGYVDAGFSGALTLELQNVGTLPILLFPGVRVAQISLHLCYATTKGYEERQGSYSRQTGAGGSQAFGDVEYEKLRARHAEVRKRQFVEAFPHDAYKEIVDLMNSKDPPPVEALWQYLISKIGAIGEAPPA
- a CDS encoding DUF885 domain-containing protein codes for the protein MFRLRVQFAPFVCAAGLFVASAFAIGPIRPGASARLDSLGRAAYRTLWEFHPVDATRCGFHEFDGRLGDYSPARTVALKRSVSRFLAQVDSLDTLALSLDERIDRELLASNLKMELFWLDRFKLLERDPHYYSDECVGGVYYVLLRDFAPLAERARCAAERMEDVPRFIRQARASVKDPPRLYAEAAIDGLKDAEDFFQESADELGKQVPELASRLAAAADKAVNSVRAWRAGLELDLPRLSDSFAMGREKFNYLLATDKFLDFDSDSLLRMGENLFARTDSVRKVLRAEEAEVLKRHPAPRPTDEPAPAGFSRQDVLAAQQAEIESMRVWVESSNTATVPAWVGPLRVVETPAFMRRIIPGIAMEGAAPLDENQTGYMYIRPLPDRFDTALARQYYNSGRRRGHRGGIVHEGLPGHHFQISVANHNPSFIRRLQFNTCLIEGWALYCEQMVVEQGLYPPDSFPDLRWLGGVWFRAARIIVDAKLHTGRMSYDDAWKFMVDKCWPDTAFFQAEVRRYCLSPSQPMSYYGEH